In Haloarcula salinisoli, one genomic interval encodes:
- the glmU gene encoding bifunctional sugar-1-phosphate nucleotidylyltransferase/acetyltransferase encodes MQAVVLAAGEGTRMRPLTENTPKPMLPVADRPLVAHTADTAIAAGAEELIFVVGYEADAVREFFGDSYGGVPVEFAVQEEQLGTADAVDAAREYLDGPFAVLNGDNLYDEASLSSLFDAAPSIAAYQVPDPSNYGVLSTDGDRVTAIIEKPADPPTELANAGAYVFPAEAREWLDVEMSERGEREITDVVTQVIEAYDVTAVEVDRWLDVGRPWELLEANEWKVGELDRRIDGDIRGDADLRGDVVVEAGAVIEPGVVIEGPALVRAGATVGPNAYVRGATALGEDTHVGHGVEIKNSVVMADSNVPHVSYVGDSVLGTDVNLGASTQVANLRHDGEPVKMTVKGDRVSTGRRKFGVVAGDGVRTAINTSLDAGVVLSAGATTTPGESVTRDR; translated from the coding sequence ATGCAAGCAGTCGTACTCGCCGCTGGCGAAGGGACGCGGATGCGTCCGCTAACGGAAAACACACCGAAACCGATGCTCCCCGTGGCCGACCGGCCGCTGGTCGCCCACACTGCGGACACGGCCATCGCGGCCGGGGCGGAGGAGCTCATCTTCGTGGTCGGCTACGAGGCCGACGCGGTTCGGGAGTTCTTCGGCGACAGCTACGGCGGCGTTCCGGTCGAGTTCGCCGTGCAGGAAGAGCAACTGGGAACCGCCGACGCCGTCGACGCCGCCCGCGAGTATCTGGACGGACCCTTCGCCGTCCTGAACGGGGACAACCTCTACGACGAGGCGAGCCTCTCCAGCCTCTTCGACGCGGCGCCGTCTATCGCCGCCTACCAGGTCCCGGACCCGTCGAACTACGGCGTCCTCTCGACGGACGGTGACAGGGTCACCGCCATCATCGAGAAGCCCGCTGACCCGCCCACGGAACTGGCCAACGCCGGCGCGTACGTCTTCCCCGCCGAGGCCCGCGAGTGGCTCGACGTCGAGATGAGCGAGCGGGGCGAACGGGAGATAACCGACGTCGTCACGCAGGTCATAGAGGCCTACGACGTCACCGCCGTCGAGGTCGACCGATGGCTCGACGTGGGCCGACCCTGGGAGCTGCTGGAAGCCAACGAGTGGAAAGTCGGCGAGCTCGACCGCCGAATCGACGGCGATATCCGCGGCGACGCCGACCTGCGCGGAGACGTGGTCGTCGAGGCGGGCGCAGTCATCGAGCCCGGCGTCGTCATCGAGGGGCCGGCCCTCGTCCGTGCCGGTGCGACAGTCGGCCCGAACGCGTACGTCCGCGGCGCCACGGCACTCGGCGAGGACACCCACGTCGGCCACGGCGTCGAAATCAAGAACAGCGTCGTGATGGCCGACTCGAACGTCCCACACGTCTCATACGTCGGCGACAGCGTGCTCGGTACCGACGTGAACCTGGGCGCGAGCACACAGGTCGCGAACCTCCGCCACGACGGCGAGCCGGTGAAGATGACGGTCAAGGGCGACCGCGTCTCGACGGGTCGCCGGAAGTTCGGTGTGGTCGCCGGTGACGGCGTCCGGACCGCTATCAACACCAGTCTCGACGCCGGCGTCGTGCTCTCGGCGGGCGCGACGACGACACCCGGGGAGAGCGTGACCCGGGACCGGTAG
- a CDS encoding helix-turn-helix transcriptional regulator, with product MSRAVVATLAVLLLVGSLAASPAVATSNADRLQTPDQFDTTTFRVTLYENGSATWTIEHYQPLETQNETEQFRAYASNFEDNETELYRNLVDDAEALTRVGTNETGRQMDARNFQRSAGVEPAQDRGTVQMSFLWENFAQTYDERVVVSDVFEDGFYLRSQQRMVFEHDTSMVFTAAEPEPDSLGTPQSLADSQSITYVGERSFNDNRPYVELGPPSSAQGTPTENETTVAASAGESMWQFALVLAVVALGVVAAAAWRSGAAGAVLGGNDADGGSGTESVSEPTADTAVEEPELLNDDDRVIKLLEENGGRMKQVDIVQTTDWSKSKVSMLLSDMEEEGDISKLRVGRENIISLAGEEPDAAGSPFDEE from the coding sequence ATGTCACGCGCGGTCGTCGCCACACTCGCTGTTCTCTTGCTTGTTGGGAGCCTCGCCGCATCACCGGCAGTGGCCACATCGAACGCCGACCGATTGCAGACGCCGGACCAGTTCGACACGACGACGTTCCGCGTCACGCTCTACGAGAACGGGTCGGCGACCTGGACGATAGAACACTACCAGCCCCTGGAGACCCAAAACGAGACCGAGCAGTTCCGGGCCTACGCGTCGAACTTCGAGGACAACGAAACGGAGCTCTACCGGAATTTGGTCGACGACGCCGAGGCGCTCACGCGGGTCGGGACGAACGAAACCGGCCGGCAGATGGACGCCCGGAACTTCCAGCGGTCGGCCGGTGTCGAACCGGCACAGGACCGGGGGACGGTCCAGATGTCGTTCCTGTGGGAGAACTTCGCCCAGACCTACGACGAGCGGGTGGTCGTCAGTGACGTGTTCGAGGACGGGTTCTACCTGCGTTCCCAACAGCGGATGGTGTTCGAGCACGACACCTCGATGGTGTTTACCGCCGCCGAGCCAGAACCGGACTCCCTGGGTACCCCCCAGTCGCTGGCAGACAGCCAGTCGATAACGTACGTCGGCGAGCGGTCGTTCAACGACAACCGCCCGTACGTCGAGCTGGGTCCCCCCTCGTCAGCGCAGGGTACGCCGACCGAGAACGAGACGACCGTCGCTGCGAGCGCCGGCGAGAGTATGTGGCAGTTCGCGCTCGTACTGGCCGTCGTCGCGCTGGGCGTGGTCGCCGCCGCGGCCTGGCGGTCCGGGGCTGCAGGGGCGGTCCTCGGGGGTAACGATGCGGACGGCGGGTCCGGGACGGAGTCGGTAAGCGAACCGACAGCCGATACCGCCGTCGAAGAGCCAGAACTGCTCAACGACGACGACCGCGTAATCAAGCTCCTGGAGGAGAACGGCGGTCGGATGAAGCAGGTCGACATCGTCCAGACGACCGACTGGTCCAAATCCAAGGTCAGTATGCTCCTCTCAGATATGGAAGAGGAGGGCGACATCAGCAAGCTCCGGGTGGGCCGTGAGAACATCATCAGCCTCGCCGGCGAGGAGCCAGACGCGGCCGGCTCTCCCTTCGACGAGGAGTGA
- a CDS encoding FAD-binding and (Fe-S)-binding domain-containing protein — protein sequence MGATEGEPNDDSAADSRTDPASDARVDYDYQGGSVARPAMVAELRERVEGDIRFDEYSRQLYATDASAYEVTPVGVVYPTSTADVAAVMDYCATREIPVLPRGGGTSLAGQSVNEAVVLDFTRHMDELLSVDHADRRATAQVGTTLGDLNAALAPEGLKFAPDPAWGDKSALGGAIGNNSTGAHSLQYGKTDHYIESCEVVLADGTVTTFGESTLEQLRAAGDPDGDLEARIYDAVVHLLDDGAEAIEESYPRLKRNVSGYNLDRLLAEARGEYGEAGSVNLARLLAGSEGTLAIVTEATVALEPVPETKALALLTYDDLVTAMRDVEPILAHDPAAVEVLDDVLLGLAAETEEFGALVDDIVPGGTGAILLVEFYAEDDEAGKQKVADLLADRIGDVDTAVEPSDDGATVTDAPTHAFLGREAHSDDERKRFWKLRKSGLPILLGRTSDAKHISFIEDTAVPPENLPEYVAEFQELLDDQGTFASFYAHAGPGCLHIRPLVDTKTVDGVARMEAIADGATDLVQKYGGSVSGEHGDGRARTQWNHKLYGDDVWDLFQDLKRTFDPDWLLNPGQVVGVDEAAVAAGDAPPRARTVDMTENLRFSPEYDFEMGFSPALDWPNENGMAGMVELCNGCGGCRGPQETTGGVMCPTYRAADEESTATRGRANMLRQAMSGDLPDDPTDEEFVSEVMDLCIGCKGCARDCPSEVDMAKLKAEVEHAHHQEHGATLRDRLFANVETVSRVGSTLAPVSNWAAKLPGSDYLGEKLLGIARERDLPTFERESFEAWWADRGPAVPAGEATRRALLFPDTYNNYSHPEVLRAAVEVLEAAGVHVQVPDDVGPSGRAAHSKGFLDVARDRAAANVDALAPRVADGWDLVVVEPSDAVMVQSDYLDLLGHDHEDTTTLANGTFGVCEYLDRFALDSEITWAGPETSLTYHGHCHQKAVTKDHHAVGVLRRAGYDVDPLDSGCCGMAGSFGYEAEHYSMSKRIAEILFDQVRSSDGAEVVAPGASCRTQLGDGPTDGPVPHPVQKLADVARIADE from the coding sequence ATGGGCGCTACCGAGGGGGAACCGAACGACGACTCGGCGGCCGACAGCAGAACTGACCCCGCCAGTGACGCTCGTGTCGACTACGACTATCAGGGCGGGAGCGTCGCCCGACCGGCGATGGTCGCGGAGCTTCGCGAACGCGTCGAGGGCGACATCCGGTTCGACGAGTACTCCCGGCAGCTGTACGCGACTGACGCCAGCGCGTACGAGGTGACGCCCGTCGGTGTCGTCTACCCCACATCGACCGCCGACGTGGCCGCCGTGATGGACTACTGTGCGACACGCGAGATCCCGGTCCTCCCTCGCGGGGGCGGGACCAGCCTCGCCGGCCAGTCGGTCAACGAGGCCGTCGTCCTCGATTTCACACGACACATGGACGAGCTTCTGTCGGTCGACCACGCGGACCGGCGGGCGACGGCACAGGTTGGGACGACGCTCGGGGACCTGAACGCGGCGCTCGCGCCAGAGGGACTGAAGTTCGCTCCGGACCCGGCCTGGGGCGACAAATCGGCCCTGGGCGGCGCTATCGGGAACAACTCCACCGGCGCCCACTCGCTGCAGTACGGCAAGACCGACCACTATATCGAGTCCTGCGAGGTAGTTCTGGCCGACGGGACGGTGACCACCTTCGGCGAGAGTACTCTAGAACAGCTCCGGGCCGCCGGCGACCCCGACGGCGACCTGGAAGCCCGTATCTACGACGCGGTGGTCCACCTCCTCGATGATGGTGCCGAGGCCATCGAGGAATCGTACCCGCGGCTCAAACGGAACGTCTCGGGGTACAACCTCGACCGCCTGCTGGCAGAGGCCCGCGGGGAGTACGGCGAGGCGGGTAGCGTCAACCTCGCGCGACTGCTGGCCGGCAGCGAGGGGACGCTGGCCATCGTCACGGAGGCGACCGTGGCACTGGAGCCGGTCCCCGAGACGAAGGCCCTCGCGCTGTTGACCTACGACGACCTCGTGACCGCAATGCGGGACGTCGAGCCGATACTCGCACACGACCCCGCGGCCGTCGAGGTGCTCGACGACGTCCTGCTCGGCCTGGCCGCCGAGACCGAGGAGTTCGGTGCTCTCGTCGACGACATCGTCCCCGGCGGGACGGGTGCCATACTGCTGGTCGAGTTCTACGCCGAGGACGACGAGGCCGGAAAACAGAAAGTCGCGGACCTGCTTGCCGACCGCATCGGCGACGTCGATACGGCCGTCGAACCCAGCGACGACGGCGCGACAGTGACCGACGCACCGACCCACGCGTTTCTGGGCCGTGAGGCCCACAGCGACGACGAACGCAAGCGCTTCTGGAAACTGCGGAAATCCGGCCTGCCTATCTTGCTTGGCCGGACCAGCGACGCCAAACACATCAGCTTCATCGAGGACACGGCGGTCCCGCCGGAGAACCTCCCCGAGTACGTCGCGGAGTTCCAGGAGCTCCTGGACGACCAGGGAACCTTCGCCTCCTTCTACGCCCACGCCGGGCCGGGCTGTCTCCACATCCGGCCGCTCGTCGACACCAAGACCGTCGACGGGGTAGCGCGCATGGAGGCCATCGCCGACGGCGCGACCGACCTCGTCCAGAAATACGGCGGGAGCGTCTCCGGCGAGCACGGCGACGGCCGCGCACGGACCCAGTGGAATCATAAACTGTACGGTGACGACGTCTGGGACCTATTTCAGGACCTCAAGCGGACTTTCGACCCCGACTGGCTGCTGAACCCAGGCCAGGTCGTCGGTGTCGACGAGGCCGCCGTCGCCGCCGGCGACGCGCCGCCCCGTGCCCGGACCGTCGATATGACCGAGAACCTCCGCTTCTCGCCGGAGTACGACTTCGAGATGGGCTTTTCCCCGGCGCTGGACTGGCCCAACGAGAACGGGATGGCCGGGATGGTCGAACTCTGTAACGGCTGTGGCGGCTGTCGCGGTCCCCAGGAGACCACCGGCGGCGTGATGTGTCCGACCTACCGAGCGGCCGACGAGGAGAGCACCGCGACACGCGGTCGGGCAAACATGCTTCGGCAGGCCATGAGCGGCGACCTGCCAGACGACCCCACCGACGAGGAGTTCGTCTCGGAGGTGATGGACCTCTGTATCGGCTGCAAGGGGTGTGCGCGGGACTGCCCGAGCGAGGTCGATATGGCGAAGCTCAAGGCCGAGGTCGAGCACGCCCACCACCAGGAGCACGGCGCGACGCTCCGGGACCGCCTCTTCGCGAACGTCGAGACCGTCTCCCGGGTCGGGAGTACGCTCGCGCCGGTCTCGAACTGGGCCGCGAAGCTCCCCGGCAGCGACTATCTCGGCGAGAAACTGCTGGGTATCGCCCGCGAACGCGACCTCCCGACCTTCGAGCGCGAGTCCTTCGAAGCGTGGTGGGCCGACCGCGGCCCCGCCGTCCCCGCCGGCGAGGCCACCCGGCGGGCGCTCCTCTTTCCGGACACGTACAACAACTACAGCCACCCAGAGGTGCTCCGGGCAGCCGTCGAGGTGCTCGAGGCCGCTGGCGTCCACGTCCAGGTTCCCGACGACGTGGGGCCGTCTGGCCGGGCCGCCCACTCGAAGGGCTTTCTCGACGTGGCCCGCGACCGGGCGGCGGCGAACGTCGACGCTCTCGCCCCACGCGTGGCCGATGGCTGGGACCTGGTGGTCGTCGAACCCTCAGACGCGGTGATGGTCCAGTCCGACTATCTGGACCTGCTGGGCCACGACCACGAGGACACGACCACCCTCGCGAACGGGACCTTCGGCGTCTGTGAGTATCTCGACCGGTTCGCGCTCGATAGCGAAATCACGTGGGCAGGGCCCGAGACATCGCTGACCTACCACGGCCACTGCCACCAGAAGGCAGTCACGAAGGACCACCACGCGGTCGGCGTCCTCCGCCGGGCCGGCTACGACGTCGACCCGCTCGACTCGGGCTGCTGTGGGATGGCCGGCTCCTTTGGCTACGAAGCCGAACACTACTCGATGAGCAAGCGTATCGCAGAGATACTCTTCGACCAGGTCCGGTCGAGCGACGGTGCGGAAGTCGTCGCGCCCGGGGCCTCCTGCCGGACACAGCTCGGCGACGGTCCAACCGACGGCCCGGTTCCCCATCCGGTTCAGAAACTGGCAGACGTAGCCCGGATAGCCGACGAGTAG
- the thyX gene encoding FAD-dependent thymidylate synthase, with protein sequence MEVTLLEATEDPEELICKGARNDYSDEFVGGQSFEATMETVEGDTLEAKKETLIGHLLDHGHFGPFEHPQITFAVEGVSRSCMAQITRHRHVSFDVQSMRYVAFDDVDPADVREGELVVIPPSATDPDWVGRNQQSGQVDEETVEERAEIFKDTIEDAVESYQRLLDLGMPPEDARFVLPIGTKVNMVMSMNARMLMHVADMRAAADAQWEIRGLTEDLLDIAADWCPITFDHYEREMKNRKNRLAP encoded by the coding sequence ATGGAAGTCACGCTGCTGGAAGCCACCGAGGACCCGGAGGAACTCATCTGCAAGGGAGCTCGCAACGATTACAGCGACGAGTTCGTCGGCGGCCAGTCCTTCGAGGCGACGATGGAGACGGTCGAGGGCGACACGCTGGAAGCAAAGAAGGAGACGCTCATCGGCCACCTGCTGGACCACGGGCACTTCGGCCCGTTCGAGCACCCCCAGATAACGTTCGCCGTCGAGGGGGTCTCCCGGTCGTGTATGGCACAGATTACCCGCCACCGACACGTCTCCTTCGACGTCCAGTCGATGCGCTACGTCGCCTTCGACGACGTCGACCCCGCCGACGTCCGCGAGGGCGAGCTGGTGGTCATCCCACCGTCGGCGACGGACCCGGACTGGGTGGGCCGGAACCAGCAGAGCGGTCAGGTGGACGAAGAGACCGTCGAAGAGCGAGCCGAGATTTTCAAAGACACCATCGAGGACGCTGTCGAGTCCTATCAGCGACTGCTGGACCTGGGGATGCCACCGGAGGACGCCCGCTTCGTCCTCCCCATCGGGACGAAAGTGAACATGGTGATGTCGATGAACGCTCGCATGCTGATGCACGTCGCCGATATGCGCGCCGCCGCGGACGCCCAGTGGGAGATTCGCGGGCTGACCGAGGACCTGCTCGATATCGCCGCCGACTGGTGTCCCATCACCTTCGACCACTACGAGCGCGAGATGAAAAACCGGAAGAACCGCCTCGCGCCGTAG
- a CDS encoding DUF7576 family protein codes for MVDPTSDHHEDIDEEDAPNCAVCDAVIANEVTHRVITWVEDDGVETAHFCDEDCRESWGGA; via the coding sequence ATGGTCGACCCAACATCGGATCACCACGAAGATATCGACGAGGAGGATGCCCCGAACTGCGCGGTGTGTGACGCCGTCATAGCCAACGAGGTGACACACCGCGTGATAACGTGGGTGGAGGACGACGGTGTCGAGACGGCCCATTTCTGTGACGAGGACTGTCGCGAGTCGTGGGGCGGTGCCTGA
- a CDS encoding DUF21 domain-containing protein produces MSVPLAPTLVAIVALLGCSAFFSSSETALFSLSREWLADAAETDRRAAAVADVLEDPHRLLVTLLVGNNVVNITLSSLLTAVLVDRLDPGLAVLATTVVASTVILIAGEIIPKSYGLGHAQTFALRVIRPLRYVSLLLYPVVVVFDLLTRTMSDSIGGQQSIEQTYDEVQ; encoded by the coding sequence ATGTCTGTTCCGCTCGCACCGACGCTCGTCGCCATCGTCGCTCTGCTCGGGTGTAGCGCCTTCTTTTCCAGCAGCGAGACGGCGCTGTTCTCGCTCTCTCGGGAGTGGTTGGCCGACGCGGCCGAGACCGACCGGCGGGCGGCCGCCGTCGCTGACGTCCTCGAGGACCCACACAGACTGCTGGTCACACTGCTTGTCGGGAACAACGTCGTCAATATCACGCTGTCGAGTCTCCTGACCGCGGTGCTGGTCGACCGGCTCGACCCGGGGCTGGCCGTCCTCGCCACGACGGTCGTCGCCAGTACGGTCATCCTGATTGCCGGGGAAATCATCCCCAAGTCCTACGGTCTGGGCCACGCCCAGACGTTCGCGCTGCGTGTCATCCGGCCGCTGCGGTACGTCAGCCTCCTGCTGTATCCGGTCGTCGTCGTCTTCGACCTGCTCACCAGGACCATGTCGGACAGTATCGGGGGCCAGCAGTCTATCGAGCAGACCTACGACGAAGTACAGTGA